One genomic region from Myripristis murdjan chromosome 7, fMyrMur1.1, whole genome shotgun sequence encodes:
- the trh gene encoding pro-thyrotropin-releasing hormone, which translates to MKSTCLLILASLTVCNLALSGGQDDAGDGRTIDDIILQRAESLLLGSILKKIKDGDGRTDGFSFQPEWVTKRQHPGKRYNEDLEKRQHPGRREEDEDEDYVDVEKRQHPGKREDEMDSFLELQKRQHPGKRSMMGQTSENPIVLLGELSKRQHPGKRYLLIQSKRQHPGKRHPGAEDGGAYGDPDADGDLRELEKRQHPGKRFWDNSNPDLGTNSPCDVLDPTSCSKSSLLLDFLDNMTKSHAEEKRQHPGKRSAPEEDLVEAE; encoded by the exons ATGAAGTCGACGTGTCTACTCATCTTGGCTTCTCTCACGGTCTGTAACTTGGCACTGTCTGGAGGACAGGATGATGCGGGGGACGGGAGGACCATAGACGACATCATcctgcagagagcagagagtctCCTGTTAGGGTCCATTCTCAAAAAGATAAAGGATGGAGACGGCAGAACTG ATggattttcattccaaccagagTGGGTAACAAAGCGACAGCATCCCGGCAAGAGATACAACGAGGACTTGGAGAAGCGGCAGCATCCAGGACGGAGAGAAGAAGACGAGGATGAAGACTACGTGGATGTTGAAAAGAGACAACACCCGGGCAAACGCGAAGACGAAATGGATTCGTTCCTGGAGCTCCAGAAAAGGCAGCACCCGGGAAAGCGCTCGATGATGGGACAAACTTCTGAAAACCCCATCGTGCTCCTCGGTGAACTTTCAAAACGACAGCATCCAGGCAAACGCTACCTGTTGATACAGAGCAAACGCCAGCACCCAGGTAAACGCCACCCGGGGGCAGAGGATGGGGGCGCCTACGGGGATCCGGATGCAGATGGTGACCTCCGAGAGTTGGAAAAGCGTCAGCATCCCGGGAAACGCTTTTGGGATAACTCGAATCCGGATTTAGGCACAAACAGTCCATGTGATGTATTGGACCCTACGAGCTGCAGCAAGTCCAGCCTGCTGCTCGACTTTTTAGACAACATGACCAAGAGTCACGCGGAGGAGAAGAGACAACACCCGGGTAAAAGGTCGGCGCCTGAGGAGGATCTGGTGGAAGCAGAGTAg